A region from the Rosa rugosa chromosome 6, drRosRugo1.1, whole genome shotgun sequence genome encodes:
- the LOC133716165 gene encoding 110 kDa U5 small nuclear ribonucleoprotein component CLO, translated as MDDSLYDEFGNYIGPEIESDQESDREEEDEELPDRLEDRGAASDGDDAPNGWLTASNDVDMDNQVVLAEDKKYYPTAEEVYGEDVETLVMDEDAQPLEQPIIKPVRNIKFEVGVKDSSTYVSTQFLVGLMSNPALVRNVALVGHLQHGKTVFMDMLVEQTHHMSTFDANSDKHMRYTDTRIDEQERRISIKAVPMSLVLEDSNSKSYLCNVMDTPGHVNFSDEMTASLRLADGAVLIVDAAEGMMVNTERAIRHAIQERLPIVVVINKVDRLITELKLPPRDAYFKLRHTLEVINNHITAASSTAGHVQVIDPVAGNVCFASATAGWSFTLQSFAKLYVKLHGIAFDADQFASRLWGDMYYHPEDRAFRRKPPASGGERSFVQFVLEPLYKIYSQVIGEHKKSVEATLAELGVTLSNAAYKLNVRPLLRLACSSVFGSASGFTDMLVQHIPSPKDAATRKVDHTYTGPKDSLIYKAMKTCDPNGPLMVNVTKLYPKSDCSVFDAFGRVYSGKIQTGQSVRVLGEGYSPDDEEDMTVKEVTKLWLYQARDRIPIAEAPPGTWVLIEGVDASIMKTATLCNESYDEDVYIFRPLQFNTLPVVKTATEPLNPSELPKMVEGLRKISKSYPLAITKVEESGEHTILGTGELYLDSIMKDLRELYSEVEVKVADPVVSFCETVVESSSMKCFAETPNKKNKITMIAEPLERGLAEDIEKGVVSIDWSRRDIGNFFQTRYEWDVLAARSIWAFGPDKQGPNILLDDTLSSEVDKSLLNAVKDSIVQGFQWGAREGPLCDEPIRNVKFKIVDARIAPEPLHRGSGQIIPTSRRVAYSSFLMATPRLMEPVYYVEIQTPIDCISAIYTVLSRRRGHVTADVPQPGTPAYIVKAFLPVIESFGFETDLRYHTQGQAFCLSVFDHWAIVPGDPLDKSIVLRPLEPAPIQHLAREFMVKTRRRKGMSEDVSISKFFDEAMMVELAQQEADIHQQMI; from the exons ATGGATGATAGTCTATACGACGAGTTCGGGAACTATATAGGACCCGAAATTGAGTCTGACCAGGAGAGTGAtagggaggaagaagatgaggagcTTCCGGATAGGTTAGAAGATAGAGGTGCGGCGTCTGACGGTGATGATGCTCCGAATGGGTGGCTGACTGCCTCCAATGATGTAGATATGGACAACCAGGTTGTTCTTGCTGAGGATAAGAAGTATTATCCTACAGCGGAGGAGGTGTACGGTGAAGATGTCGAGACGTTGGTCATGGATGAAGATGCACAGCCCCTTGAACAGCCGATTATCAAGCCGGTTCGGAATATTAAGTTTGAGGTTGGTGTCAAGGACTCCTCGACGTATGTGTCGACGCAGTTTCTTGTTGGTCTTATGTCGAACCCTGCTCTGGTTCGGAATGTGGCGCTGGTGGGGCACTTGCAGCATGGGAAGACGGTGTTTATGGATATGTTGGTGGAACAGACTCATCATATGTCTACTTTTGATGCAAATAGTGATAAGCACATGAGGTACACTGATACGAGGATTGATGAACAAGAGAGGAGGATATCTATTAAGGCTGTTCCCATGTCCCTTGTACTTGAGGATAGCAATTCAAAGTCGTACCTGTGCAATGTCATGGATACTCCTGGTCATGTCAATTTCTCTGATGAAATGACTGCTTCACTTAGGCTCGCTGATGGTGCTGTCCTCATTGTTGATGCTGCAGAAGGGATGATG GTAAATACTGAGAGGGCTATACGCCATGCAATCCAAGAGCGCCTACCAATTGTGGTTGTAATCAACAAG GTTGACAGGTTGATAACAGAACTTAAATTGCCCCCAAGGGATGCTTACTTCAAGCTTAGGCATACTCTGGAAGTGATTAATAACCACATAACGGCTGCCTCTTCAACTGCTGGTCATGTACAAGTTATTGATCCTGTTGCTGGAAATGTATGCTTTGCAAGCGCTACTGCAGGATGGTCGTTCACGTTGCAATCATTTGCGAAGCTATATGTTAAGCTTCATGGGATCGCTTTTGACGCGGATCAGTTTGCTTCTCGTCTATGGGGAGATATGTACTATCATCCTGAGGACAGGGCTTTCAGGAGAAAACCCCCTGCAAGTGGAGGAGAAAGGTCGTTTGTCCAGTTTGTGCTTGAACCCCTGTATAAAATATATAGCCAGGTGATTGGAGAACATAAAAAGAGTGTTGAGGCAACTCTTGCTGAACTTGGTGTCACCCTTAGCAATGCAGCTTACAAATTGAATGTTAGGCCTCTACTGAGGTTGGCTTGTAGCTCGGTTTTTGGATCTGCCTCGGGCTTCACTGATATGCTTGTGCAACATATTCCTTCTCCTAAAGATGCTGCAACAAGGAAAGTCGACCACACATATACTGGACCAAAAGACTCTTTGATTTACAAAGCcatgaaaacttgtgatcccaATGGCCCGTTGATGGTAAATGTTACCAAGCTGTATCCCAAGTCCGATTGTAGTGTGTTCGATGCATTTGGTAGGGTATACAGTGGCAAGATTCAGACAGGACAGTCAGTACGAGTATTGGGAGAAGGGTATTCACCTGACGATGAGGAGGACATGACAGTCAAAGAAGTAACGAAGCTATGGCTTTACCAAGCGCGAGATAGGATACCTATAGCTGAAGCTCCTCCTGGTACTTGGGTTCTCATCGAAGGTGTGGATGCTTCCATAATGAAAACTGCCACTCTGTGTAATGAGAGTTATGACGAGGATGTATACATATTCCGTCCTCTTCAGTTCAATACACTGCCAGTGGTGAAAACGGCAACTGAGCCTCTAAATCCCAGTGAGTTGCCAAAAATGGTGGAGGGTCTTAGAAAGATCAGCAAGAGTTATCCTCTTGCCATCACCAAAGTTGAGGAGTCTGGGGAGCACACAATCTTAGGTACAGGAGAACTGTACTTGGATTCCATCATGAAGGACCTCAGAGAGCTCTACTCCGAAGTAGAAGTCAAG GTTGCAGATCCTGTTGTTTCATTCTGCGAAACAGTTGTGGAATCTTCATCAATGAAGTGTTTTGCTGAAACACCAAACAAGAAGAATAAAATTACTATG ATTGCAGAGCCATTAGAGAGAGGACTTGCGGAGGACATTGAGAAAGGTGTTGTAAGCATTGATTGGTCTAGGAGAGATATAGGTAATTTCTTCCAGACTAGGTATGAGTGGGATGTTCTTGCTGCACGGTCCATATGGGCATTCGGTCCTGATAAGCAG GGACCCAACATACTACTTGATGACACACTTTCAAGCGAAGTTGACAAGAGCTTGCTGAATGCTGTGAAAGACTCCATTGTGCAAGG GTTTCAGTGGGGTGCTCGAGAAGGACCTCTGTGTGATGAACCCATCAGAAATGTTAAGTTCAAGATAGTTGATGCAAGGATTGCACCTGAGCCGTTGCATCGTGGATCTGGTCAAATCATTCCCACATCTCGACGTGTGGCCTATTCATCTTTCCTAATGGCAACCCCACGGCTCATGGAGCCAGTATATTATGTGGAG ATACAAACGCCAATCGACTGTATATCTGCAATCTACACTGTTTTATCTCGCAGGCGTGGACATGTTACAGCCGACGTTCCTCAACCCGGGACCCCAGCTTACATCGTTAAG GCATTTTTACCCGTCATAGAATCGTTTGGTTTTGAGACGGACTTGAGGTACCATACTCAAGG